AAATATCACTTAAATATGCCAATTTGGTTACCCAAATGtcgttttcaaaaatatttgccaaatgagATTGCTtttcaatgagaaaaatgtaaatctcATTCCTGAGTTCATATACTCTGCTCAATACCTTTCCTTGAGAAAGCCAACGAACTTCTGTATGAAACAGTAAGTGGGTATGGTTAACTCCAATCTCTGAACAAAGTATTTCGAGAAGTCGGCTATTCAGTGAGCTTcctttaataaaattaacaattttcaCTGCCTTTTTCAATACATCCATTAGACTTGGTGAAATTTCTTTGGATACCAAAGCTTCTCGATGAATAAAACAGTGATTCCAAAGAGCATTGTTGTGGGTTGCTTCTAACAATTTTTCAGTAAGTCTGCTGTGTTTTCCGGTCATATTGGCTGCTCCATCACTTGAAATTCCTTTACAATGTTTCCAGTTTAATTTATACTGACCAACAATGCAGTTTTCTAATTCAGTAAATAAATCTAATCCAGTTATAtgtgaatttaaatttaaacaacaTAAGAGATCCTCTACGAAATCATCTTGCCACACATATCTGACATAGACCAAGAGTGTGGGACAACTTGCAATATCAGTGCTCTCATCAAGTTGGATTGCAAAGTCTATACCAGACTGCAGCCGTGTAATAAGCATTGCTTCCAAATGTTTTGCAATCGTACAGATTCGACGAGATATTGTATTATCACTAAGAGGTATAGTTCTTAGTTTATCAGCTGATTTGTCATCAAAAATTGTCCGTACCATGTCCATACATGCTGGAAGGATAATTTTTTCAGCCGCCGTGTGAGCCATTTTCTCCTTTGCCACTCTATATGCAACTAAATATGATGATAATAAGGCTCTCTCATTCATGGTTGTAGAGTGACTGAGAACTTGTGGCGATGACTCtactttgtttctttgcttttgaaaatggtcttcttcatcttcctcctccaccttcacTACCACGATGCCTTCCATCTCCTGGGTACCCCGTGGAGACAAATCTGTAGTATCCCTTGATTCAGGAGTCATTATTCAGGTTCCAGGAACTGGCTCACTTGATCCAAATAGCGTCTGTTTTGCAGGGCTGTCCTTTGTGACCTAGGTTTTATGAGATCAGGTTTTGCTATCCTGCAAGGTAGAAAAACGTAACAGCAGTATTAAAAAGCAACATGGTATGGCTGGGCTGCTAACAACTCATACAAAACAATTCACTAAATGTAGTGGTAAATGATGAGTAACTGTCATTCATGTTGTCTGTGTGTGTCAGGGAGATTTGGCATACTATATACACCACTCATTTAATACCCAGGGAAACCTAATGAAGTTCACATAATTACTATTCTTATAttatagatgaaaaataaaacttcagaaagATTAAATGTGTCTAACAACCCACAGTAAGTACAGAACTAGCACTCAAATCCAACTCTGAAGCCAGTGTCCTAAATGTGCTGCTACACTGCCAACTCTAAAAAGTGATctggtcattctttttttttttttttttttttttgagacggagtgttgctcttgttgcccaggctggagtgcaatgacgtgatctcggctcacggcaacctctgcctcccaggttcaagtgattctcctcctgcctctgcctcccaaatagctggaattacaggccatgtgccaccacacctgtctaattttgtatttttagtagagatggggtttctccatgttggtcaggactggtcttgaactcctgacctcagatgatccacctgcctcagcctcccaaagtgctgggattacaggggcatgagtcactgtgcctggctgatctGGTCACTCTTAAAAATGATCATCAAAGTAGGGTATACAATATGATCCACTGGGGCatagggaaaaaaattagaacttgtatttatttcttaaaaataagaaattaagctGTATAGTTAGTATTATGAATACTGAAACATGTTCATGTTACATAGATCCATGAATTATTCTGGAGAGAGAATGAGATTTCTACAACACACGGGATTGAGAAAACAccctcatttgtttgtttgcttttagtaCACTGCAATATTTCACCATTCATGTGAGCTTAGTGGATTTAAAGATACTGCCTGACTTTACTAAACGAGCCccattttttcttctcctttttgagacggagtcttggtctgtcccccaggctcgagcgcattggcacaatcttggctcactgcaacctctgccttctgggtgcaagtgattctcctgccttggcctcctgagtagctgggattacaggtgcccgccaccacgcccagctaattttttttttttttttagtagagacaggatttcaccatgttggccaggctggtctcgaactcctgacctcgtgatccatccgccttggcctcccaaagtgctgggattacaagcgagagccaccgcacctggacaaCGAACCCCATCTTTTATTTGGTAccactcagcctctcaaaaaTGCAAGTAACTTTCTGTATGTTGGTGGCACAACTGGAAATGAACATGGGGCAGTAGGTTTTGCCTAGCTGAATGTTAAATTCAGTCTACCAGTGAATTCCAAAATTGGAAGAGACCTTGAGATAATCTATTTTACTTAGGACACTTTTGAGACTTGGTGGGTCTATGTGTTCCACCCAAGAACATCAATGGCAGAACTGGTACCATTCGCCAATGGTCTGCTGCATCGTCCACaaattcccttctctcctttaCCCCTCAGTGTAAAATAAAGCACTGATACTTCCCACAACTGAAAACCTCCCATGCCCGAAACTGCTCATTTAAAACCCTTcctggcagggtgcggtggctcacgcctgtaatcccagcactttgggaggccaaggcgggcggatcacctgtggtccggagtttgagaccagcctggccaacatggtgaaaccccgtctctactaaaagtacaaaaatcaaccgggcatggtggcgagcgcctataatctcagctactcaggaagctgaggcaggaaaagctTGAACCCTGGcgctggaggctgcagtcagccgagattgcgccactgaactccaggctgggcgacagagcaagactccgtctcaaaaaacaaaaaacaaacaaaacaaaacaaaacaaaaaaacaagaccacacagacacaaaacaaacacaaaataaacaaacaaaaaaccccttcCTGTAGTCTTGAAACTGAAAGGGTGAAGTGTAAATAATCTTTCCCTATTACATCCAAAtcacttctttatttctttgtaggcTTCAAacgttcttttttgtttgtttgtttttgagacagagtctcactctgccaccaggctggagtgcagtgacacgatctcggctcactgcaacctccacctcctgggttcaagcgattctcctgcctcagcctcccaagtagctgggattacaggcgtgtgtcgcCACgcctaattttctgtatttctagtagagacagggtttcactaagGAGGCAAGACTGAttttggaactcctggcctcaagtgattcgcccgcctaggcttcccaaagtgctgggattacaggcgtgagccactgcgcccgaccttcACTCTAATCACCACCATAATGGTGGTGGGTTTGAGGGTGAACATATCATCCGCGGACACTGGCTTAACAAGCCCAtctgaataaaaaaaattataacgcCAATGGCACTCGGTATCATGTAAGATCGCCCGAATTTTACAACTTGGGGTACATAGGAAACCAAAAACTCCCCACCACAAGAAAAACCAGTGGGGACAACTGGGGAGCAGAGATATCTGACTGGGGTCATTTTGTCCGCGCGTCTTTGGGGTAAAAAACCAGGACTAGGGGTCCAGAAGGGACACGCAGACCGCCTCTCCCCAGTCCCAGGAATGTCTCATTCCAATCCGGAAACCAAAACTTCGTTCCCTTCCCACCTGTATCCAGGGACGCCGCTGCTGAGGGACAGCGCTTGCCACCGCCGAGGCTGACGCGAGGGACAGGGGCACGGACCCGCTTCCACTCCGTCCGGGGCGGTCGTGGCGAGCGGATTGCAGGACACAGCCGTGCACGCCCAACTCTGTCCCCGCCCGGAGACGTCTGGGGTGCTGGGATAGAACCGGTTGTGACTTTGGGGACCAGGAGCGCTGGACTCAGATCTAGGCCCCCTGGACGTCAGAACCCAGGGAAAGCGTCACAAAAGCCGGAAGTGCGTCACACCCGCCTTCCGGAGCTGCGCTCCCCTTCGCGGTCCTCTCTAGGATCGCGGGAGGACTTAGCATTCCTGTGTAGGGCTCTAATCCCGGGTTTGGGGGTCGTGGTCCTCAGCTTGTCCGCTCTGAGGAGGTGCGCGGGGTGGGGAAAAAGGGACGAATTTCCTTTTATACCGCCCTGCTCAGATACTTATAtattccttctatttttcttaatgaCAATAATTTTAATAGTTACAATAAAAATAGTGATTGTCTGTGGCAGAGGAGCTGAATGAAACGAGGGTGGAGACAGGATCAAGAATAAATGGCTTCACAAAACCAAGAGGTTGTCTCTTGAGATGCTGATTATGTATGTATTGCCAGCTGAATAGgtagtattttcaaatatttgatctATAGGCAACAGACGTTCTTTCCAACACTAAATAGTTATAAAATTCTGAGTTTGCCTTATGTTTCCAGGGAGTTTTCAGATTAGCGACGGTGAAGAAATTTGAGGTGTTTTTGCTGTCAAAGTGTTATTGTAATAATTAAGGCTTCAATGATTGGATCAAGCATAACTTCACCTTTTATAAAACAGTAACTGAAACCTTGAATGCTGTGACATGACTCTAAAAGTTCTGGGCAAGTCTGTGGTACAGCCCAACAAGAGAAAAGCCCACAAAAGGAACTGCTACCTGCTACAGAGCCTCTGATTACGTGGTATCCCGAATTACCTTCTAGGCCCTGACTAATGCTCCATTCCTTTTGGGGTTTGATCTTGCTGTGGTTGCCATTTTCTACTTCCCCATGAGTCTTCTCAGTAATCCACTTGACTGTGTCTTtgctccatatatatatatttttttcctcctacgGCACCGTCAAGTCCAATCTTTGCTCCTTTATCACTGGCTGGCCCTCTAACCTATAGTCCTCCTTGATGACATCATAGTCTCAGAACTTACTCCTCCAGATACATCCTCATATTTCCTTCCAGTGTTCCAAGTCATCTCTAAGAGCCATTACATTGCTACGCACTGTATTTTTCTTGTCTAAAACagtctctcctccccacccctgtcCCCATTCCTACACTGAAGTGCCTAAAGGATCCAGGAAGGCAGATTACTGAATGCAGCTGACTGGGTATATGATTTTGTATTTATGTTGTGTGTGTGGCAGGAATTGTGGGCATCTCTATAACGACTCCTTTCTTTGCCTACGGACCTGCTGGCACAAGAAACTCAAAGTGGCCTGGTGGTGTTCTGTTTTCAGTTCAGTGGAACAATTTAATGTCTCCTAAAGGAAATGTTCTTCCTGGAAATGAGAATCATAACCCAGCTGGCTCCAGATTTCAGAGCTAGGAGGCACAAATTCTACAGGTGAGTGGCTGGGTGTGATAGTAATAGAGGCTACTCCTGTATGCACGTAGTTCTACTGGAGACACAATACTATATATCCATTTTGGCCCAATGCATATCAGTGCATATACCATATCCTGAAGAACTGCTCCCAACTTTGCAAGGCATTACATCTTAGTCGGCAATTTAGCCCAGTCTTCAACAGGCCATTCCAAAGTCCTATCTGACTAGCTGCTTCTGGATGATGAGTATGCACCATTAATTTTGTAGCTTCGAGTTCACTGTCACACCTCCTTGGTTATCAATGGGTTCCTTAGTTTCAGGTATGTCAATAAAGCACCCTGTAAGCTCTCAGATGGTGGTACTGCTGGAGGCAAAGTAGTTGGGGAAGACAAGCTCATTTAGAGTATATATCATTTCTGGTAAGAACAAATTGATGCCCATTCCAAGGTAAAGGGGATCTGATGCACTCAACCTGGTGGTAGCTGGTATCCCCAAGACTGAGTGTTGGTCTCCAGTGCTGGCAGGCTGGACGCTCCACCATGGTGGGAGTTACATCAGCCTTGGTAAGAGGTAGcccatattggccgggcacggtggcccacgcctgtaatcccagcactttgggagcccaaggtgggtagatcacaaggtcaggagttcaagaccagcctgagcaacatggtgaaaccccgtctcaactaaaaatacaaaaattagctgggcatggtggcatgcgcctgtagtcccagctactcgggaggctgaggcaggagaactgcttgaacccagcaggctgcagtgagccgagatcacaccactgcactccagcctgggcaacagggcgagactccatctcaaaaaagaaagaaaaatgaaaaaataagaggtAGCCCATATTGTTGGGACCACACACAGCCTCTATCCCTGCTACCATGGTCTCTGTTCATAAGCCTATTGCTTAAACAATAAGATGGCCCCTAACCAACAAGCCAAGTCATTCATCACTGCCCAGGAGTCAATGCATATCCGTACCTTAGGCTATCTTCTCCAAAATATGGCATGGGTGACTAAATGTACCATTGCTCACTGAGGTAATTTCTCTTCACCAGTATGCTTCAGGGCAACTCAAGTGGGGCTGGAATGAAGGAACAGTCTGTTTCTGGAAgatgccaacatggtgaactgaCCCAATCTCCAATCTTTGAAGAGGCCAAGGCTCTTCTGTCTCCATCAGTTAGTTGTAGGGAACTTCTATAAGGCCATAGGTGTTAAGTTTATGGGAGAGGTGGCAGTAGAGCAGAGGTAAGTGACATGGGAGCTTGGAAACGTGTTTTTTTTGCCTTAGAAGGCATGACCTTGCTCCAGAATCTTAAGTATTtgtgctgtgatttttttttttttttttttttgagacggattctcgctctgttgcccagactggagtgcagtggcacgatctcggctcactgcaagcgccgcctcccaggttcacgccattctcctgcctcagcctcccgagtagctgggactacaggcgcccaccaccacgcctggctgattttttgtatttttagtggagacggggtttcaccgtgttagccaggatggtctcaatctcctgacctcgtgatccgcccgcctcggcctcccgaagtgctgggatcacaggagtgagccactgtgcccggcctgctgtGACTctattatgggttgaattgtacCTCCACCTCATCCCCAATTAATATGTTGAAGTTCTAGCCTCtgatacctcagaatgtgatcttatttggcaATAGGAGCGTTGCAGACGTAATTActtaagatgaggtcatagcgGATTAGGGTGGGTCCCTCATCTAATGACTGGTATCCTCATAAAAAAGGGAAGTTTGGACGTAGCAAGCAGGGAGAATGCCAAATGAAGATGAGGGTAAAGACTGGGTAAAGACAAGGAATGCAAAAGACATGCAGCAAACCCCCAGAAactaggagagaggcatggacAGATTGCTTCTCACAGCCTCAATAGGAACCACACCTTAATTtctgacttctagcctccagactgtgaaccaacagatttctgttgtttaagccacccagtttgtggtactttgttatgggagCCCTAGCACACAAATGTACTCTCCTATTGGGGTTTGCCAGCGACTGCATACAGCACCTGTATCCATCAAGGATATTTCTGGAACCAATGAATTTGCAAGTAAGCTTACACTGTTGCTTGAATTTACTATAGAGCTCTCTCGTCTCAATAAAAAGTGGAAactgccaggcatagtggctcatgcctgtaatcccagcactttgggaggctgaggtgggtggattgcttgaggtcaggagttcaagatcagcctggccaacatggtgaaactcctcttctactaaaatacaaaaatgctggGCGTgatgtcaggcacctgtaatcccagctactagggaagctgaggcaggagaattgcttgaatccagaaagtggaggttgcagtgagccgagatcacagcactgtactccagcctgggctacagagcaagcctctgtgtcaagaaaaataaataaataaataaataaataaaaagtagaagcCTTTTAGGTCACCTAATACATGTGTTGGAACAGTTTTCTCAGGTGCAGAATACGCTACCTCCCAAATCCAAAGGGTCCCACCAGGACCTGTACCAATTTCTTTGGGATTAGAGGGTGCAAAGTGGAACAAATTTTACCTTTGGGTGATGTCCCCAAACCACTGGACCCCACCAAAACTTCATCCATTTGGTAAGTGCCCATATCTTCAGGTTTCTGTACTGCCTTAGTAAGAAGTTTTACTAGGATATCTATGACCCTTGTCACTTGCTGCCCACTGGGTACTATTAGCATTTGTCATCAATATGTGGACCATCATGATGGTTGAGTAAAGTTCCTGCAGACTACACTGTGACAGAGAACAGGTCTCAGGATCCCACCCTCTCCCTGTATGAGCCACGACTTTGACTCAGGGGACCTGCCGAGTATGCACAATTGGTCTCCTTTGCATCACTGTCACTGTTATAAACAGATCCTCGGCCTAATTTTCAGCTTAGCTAGATGCAGAATTACCTTAGTAATTTATAAAACAGCTATTGTATGTATCTAGGCCTATTTCtggacttttttcttctttaagaaatGCACCCTGATATTTTTGGACTTTCTGTTCTGCtctattgatctatttgtctatctttaTGCTGATACCATAtcgtcttgattattgtagctttaggaaaaaatcttaaaagtataCAAGcattccaattttattctttttcaaaattgttttggcaaTTCTAAATCCTTAGCACTTCtctataaactttagaatcaggttttttttttttttttttttttttgagatggagtctggctctgtcgcccaggctggagtgcagtggccggatctcggctcactgcaagctccgcctcctgggtttacccattctcctgcctcagcctcccgagtagctgggactacaggcgcccgccacctcgcccagctagtttttttgtattttttagtagagacggggtttcaccgtgttcgccagtatggtcttgatctcctgacctcgtgatccgcccgtctcggcctcccaaagtgctgggattacaggcttgagccaccgcgcccggccagaaacagTTTGTTAATTTgcactaaaaaaacaaaataggctaggtgcggtggctcacacctgtaatcccagcactttgggaggccaaggtgggcagatcacctgaggtcaggagtttgagaccagcctggtgaaaccccatctgtactaaaaatacaaaaattagccgggtgtggtagcacccgcctgtaatcccagctactctggaggctgaggcagggaaatcgcttgaacccgggagctagaggttgcagtgagctgagatcacaccactgcactccagcctgggcgacaaagcaagactctgtctcaacaacaacaaaacaagaaaaaagataacAACTTTCTGAGTTGTTGCCACCGGTGTCATCTGGCaaactgttaaaagaaaattttgctCAAAAGCAAAATAGTAGCTTCTGTTTCTTAGGACTCTTTGTTATGTTTCGATGAGTATTGGTGGGAAGTGGCCTCTTTAAGTGGGTGCCTTTTGTGGTCCTCTCACTGGAGCCAACAGCCCCAGTCAGCTAAAACTTGGACGCAGTGTGCCTCACTGTCATAGCTCACTCACCTCTGCTGCTGAAATGGTTTCCCATCACTTTGCTAATAGGTACAACCTGTGAAGGGTTCTGAGGTGGGGAAATGGCAACTCAGGAAATAACTCCAAACCTTTAGCTCTCCTAGCACATTAAAATAGCCGTTATGAAGAGGAGGAAGTGTGTCATCTATTGTCCTCGGGACCTGTCAATAGGAACAATAGCTAGACATCACTGGGGGTGTATTTCTATTCAACACAAGGAAAAGTTTCTAATTGGAGCCCTCCAGCATGAAATGGACTAAGCCGTGTATTTTCCTTCTCTGATCCTGACTCCACTGTGACGAGTACTGCAGATTAGAGAGACTGTGTCATAGTATGAATTTAGGTTAGGTCGATACTTAGGGGGAAAGAGGGCAAAGGAATATCAGAATCTCCAAGAAGCTGatacaatttgaaaaaatatataaaatgccaCACTTCAGGTTTTCTTGTATTTAATTTGAAATGTCAAGTAACATTAAAGAATAGCATTTGATTTGCTTAAACAAAGTAGTAATAGCTGAAGTTCCTTCCAAATCACTTTTTGGATTTTCTAAGACGCTTGCCTATGCCTCGCAGATTAGCTCCATCCACAAAACATATTCTTTAAGGATCCAGGATCAGCAAGGGGTCACAATGTCCTAAGAGTTTCTGTCCCGGCGCTCTACCTGTCCTGCCCGTGCACCATGCTTTTGCCTATCCCTGTTTCTGCACAGATTTTAGTCTTCCCACCAGGGGCGCAACTATCAGTCTCCTCAGTCTCTCTCGGTTCCATTCCAATCTGCTCATCTCCCCTCCCGTCCCCGCTTTCCCCAAGGACCTACTGAGATTTCGATCCCACGACTTAGTGGGTCCCATCTCACCCAGGCCCCGCAATCCTCGCCTTCTACGAGTCAGCGTAGTACCACACTCTGAGCAGGCACCCCTGTGCTACTCACGGAAGCGGGACCATTAGGTCGGCCATTCCTCCTCACCCCACGACACGCACCCACAGGGTCGGGCCGCCTCCGAGTCTCAAGGGTGGGCTAGCGTCAGGGAGAGGCCCCGGGAGCGCTTTCCCAACATTGGTCGCAGTCATTGCTGGTATAACGGCTAGAGAAGCCCAGTGAGTTAGGATGGAGGGCGGTAGGACCGAAAAAAAAAGACGTGGAAAAGCTGCGAAAACGAGCCTTTGAAGCCTGCACGCGCGGGCCCAGCTCCTCATCCGAGTTCCTCATCCGGGGCCCTCACTCACATCCGGGGCCCTCACTCACATCCGGGGCCCTCACTCACATCCGGGGCCCTCACTCACATCCGGGACCCTCATCCTGGGCTTTTACCCACATCCGGGACCCTCATGCCGCGGCGGGGTGAGGGGGCCCTCATTCTGGGCCCTGCACTCCGTCGCCGGAAGTGCTACCGAGAAGCGCTGGCCTCCGGGGTGTCTAGAGCGGCCCGGGAGAAGCTGTGGTGGCCCGGAGCGCGGGTGTGTAGGTGACAGGACAGCTGCCAGGCCCGCCCCTCCCCTCGGTGAGTACCCGGAAGCCGTTCTGGGGTCGCAGTGGGGTAGCCGCTTGTTTCGCCTTCACGGGCGTAGAAGGAGGCGGCGTCTGTTCGCGGCCGACAGTGGTTTGCTTCCCCGAGAGTGCGCGGAGGCCCGGGTGCGAGGAGGGTCTGTTTTTCTTCAGCCCTGGTTCCTTCACCTCGCGGACCTAGGGCCCCGCGGTCAGGAGCCGGCGACCGTGCCCTGGTGCGAGCTGGTCGGTATGGCCCCCCTGGTTCTTTTGGGACTTTGCCTTGGCCTAAAAGGGAAGTGGGAGGAGGGCAGCGCCGGGCAAGGCCTTCTGAGGACCGAGCTGGGAGCCCGGCGAGGGCCCAGGGCGAGGGTGGTGGGAGGGGGACGGCACCCTCATGCGTCCTTGGGCCTGAAGGACGCCGCTCAAACCTGTTCGAACCGCGGCTTTTCCCTGCGTTGCTCTCAGGATTGCGGGAAAAGGCCAGCCTAGCTGGTCTGGGTTAGCGAAGGGCCTGCCCCAGAAGTGGAGTTTTATTTGCCAAGCCCGTTTAGTAAATCAGAGTGGGCTGACGGTGTTACCAAGACATTCCTAAGGGGgctgctgtttatttatttatttaaatgagttTATTTACGTAAACGCGGGCCTgtcacggtggttcacgcctgtaatccccgcagtttgggaggccgaggtgggaggattgcttgaggccaggagttcaagtccaacctgggcaacatagggaaactcccatctctagtaaaacaaaattaaaatgagtaaTCATAACCAGCGTTTTTCTCTGGGCACCAACTTGAGCCTCCaaagaaaattgtaaattttaaatatttgatttgagACGGgctgtcatacaggctggagtgtagtggcgcagtcatagctcactgcagcctctacctcccaagctcaagcgattctccttccttggcctttgcagtagctggaactacaggcctggcccaccacgcttggctatttatttttattttttgtagagatggggtttcaccgtgttgtccaggacggtctggaactcctgagcttaagggatccacccgtctgggcctcccaaagtgttgggattacaggctcgagccaccccACGTGgccaattttaaatattttaaactttctacAGAAAGTTTTACACTATTGAATTGtactgtgttgattttttttaatgctgcgAATTCCAAATTAGAGACTCCTCCATACTTGGATCATATGATTTGGTTTTTAAGTATTTAAAGCTGAAGCAtatccatatttctttttctttctttctctttttttctttgagacggagtctcactctgttacccaggttggagtgcagtggtgagatcttggctcactgcaacgtatgccttctggattcaagcaattctcctgcctcagcctcccaaatagctgggattacagaccagTACCAGCAtgctggctcatttttgtgtttttagtagagatgaagttgcaccatgt
This Macaca mulatta isolate MMU2019108-1 chromosome 3, T2T-MMU8v2.0, whole genome shotgun sequence DNA region includes the following protein-coding sequences:
- the FAM200A gene encoding protein FAM200A isoform X1; this encodes MTPESRDTTDLSPRGTQEMEGIVVVKVEEEDEEDHFQKQRNKVESSPQVLSHSTTMNERALLSSYLVAYRVAKEKMAHTAAEKIILPACMDMVRTIFDDKSADKLRTIPLSDNTISRRICTIAKHLEAMLITRLQSGIDFAIQLDESTDIASCPTLLVYVRYVWQDDFVEDLLCCLNLNSHITGLDLFTELENCIVGQYKLNWKHCKGISSDGAANMTGKHSRLTEKLLEATHNNALWNHCFIHREALVSKEISPSLMDVLKKAVKIVNFIKGSSLNSRLLEILCSEIGVNHTHLLFHTEVRWLSQGKVLSRVYELRNEIYIFLIEKQSHLANIFENDIWVTKLAYLSDIFGILNELNLKIQGKNNDIFQYLEHILGFQKTLLFWQARLKSNRPSYYMFPTLLQHIEENIINEDCLKEIKLEILLHLTSLSQTFNYYFPEEKFESLKENIWMKDPFAFQNPASIIKLNLEPEEENELLQLSSSFTLKNYYKTLSLSAFWIKIKDEFPLLSRKSISLLLPFTTTYLCELGFSILTRLKTKKRNRLNSAPDMRVALSSCVPDWKELMNRQAHPSH